A region of Takifugu flavidus isolate HTHZ2018 chromosome 2, ASM371156v2, whole genome shotgun sequence DNA encodes the following proteins:
- the cnep1r1 gene encoding nuclear envelope phosphatase-regulatory subunit 1, producing the protein MNSLEQAEDLKAFERRLTEYVSCLQPATGRWRMILIVVSVCTATGAWNWLIDPDTQKVSFFSSLWNHPFFTISCITLIALFFAGIHKRVVAPSIIAARCRTVLAEYNMSCDDTGKLILKPRPNIQ; encoded by the exons ATGAATTCCTTGGAACAGGCCGAAG ACCTCAAGGCTTTTGAGAGGAGATTAACGGAGTATGTTTCCTGTTTGCAACCGGCAACAGGCAGGTGGAGAA tgatTCTTattgtggtgtctgtgtgtacggCTACTGGGGCTTGGAACTGGTTAATAGACCCTGATACACAAAAG gtctctttcttttcttcattgtggAATCATCCTTTCTTCACAATAAGCTGCATCACTCTTATAGCCCTCTTCTTTGCTGGGATACACAAACGAGTTGTGGCACCATCAAT TATTGCTGCCCGTTGTCGGACAGTTTTAGCCGAATACAACATGTCCTGTGATGAT ACGGGGAAACTTATTCTCAAACCTCGACCAAACATCCAGTAA